Within Pecten maximus chromosome 15, xPecMax1.1, whole genome shotgun sequence, the genomic segment ATATACGACATACTTTGCGCTCAATGCACTGATGAAAAATTTATGGGGAAAAGTGAAACTTTATTATTTTGACCGTGTTAATTTTCGATATAAACCGAGGTTACATTTAtaataaacacacaaaaaataactATGAATACCTTTACAAAAAGTTCACAAGATTCAAAAGCGTCAGCAGGGATGTCAATTTCTGCTTCCGGTTCGCTTTCGGGTTTCAATGAGACTGCCCGATTTGAAACCTGAAAAACTTCTGTTTTTTCCCTGCTTGCAATGGCGAAATAATTAATTCCATCGGGTTTGAGAGTAATGGACATCTTTATAACTGTGCTCTAGAAACCATAAGAAAAATCTTTGAATGCATGGTCATGAGTGTTTCTTTTGTGCGATTTAACTAAAACAGAATCGGCCATTTCGATGAGCATCTGCTTTTATTGTGACACAAAGAGGTAGCAGTTTCATTTCAAACGTGCATTAAGCGGtaaagaaatagaaaatttaATGACTTAATCGTAATAACTAGAACAGTCTTCATGTTTCAGTTTCCAGAAATAGGTATACTTAAAGCATACATATCGTTAATTAAGAAAACATTCAGATTTCACTAAAAATTGGAGTGTATCCAAATAAATCCGTATATCATGATCATTAAGGTAATTGAGGAAAACGCAGTTTACACAAATGGATTTAATGACGGATAGAGAAACAAATGTCTTCAGGAATTATACGAATATgatctttgtttattttttgattGTGTGTTTAACATCCTCGTAAAAGCCAGGATCATACAAGGACGGTATCAAGGAGAAACCTATAGAGTAAACCAAAGCACAAAATGCCAGAGCATTCAGGTAAAAACGAATATATCTAAGATCCAAATTTGGGGGCAGAAGACTAAATTTGGTCTCTTGAATGTGTcctaaatataaaaaaaaaacacgggAGAAAAATCACGGTTCACGAGGAGGCATGTACTGGATTACAGCTGGTGTTATGATAGGGCTATGCTATTAACAACCCCTGACCCAGCGGGGAGGGGGAGAGGGGGGACACACTCAACTCATGCGACAAGCAGTGAGATACAACAGGTATATTGTTTCCCCACTATTGCAAGGGTATATGCGAATGATATAATAATcctttgatgaaatatacaaaacCCCGAAATAGACTGACTTCTATAAATAAGACAACCTCCTCTTACCTTAACGCCATCCTTGTTTCTGACGTCTACCTCGATAATGCTACCACCTTTTGTCGCTGGCCGTAAGACAACCTCCTCATTTTTCCGGAGCGGTCTGTCTACGGTTACTGTTAGTGTGATGGATTTAACCCGTGGTCCCCAGGTCTGACATTCCAGTGGATGTCCAAACACATTCTCATCAGGTTCCATTTGTAGCGGACTACCATACTCCTCTCTTTTTTGACACAGGTACAGGTAGTATCGTTCCTGACCATTTGGCACTGTGACATCCACTCCTGTGTTTTTTAGATGGACTACTGGCCCGTCCTCAGGTGTTATTCTTTTTATGTCAAATGTGATTCCTCTGCGTATGATCAAGCGAAAGCTTCAGATTATTGCATTGCATTGTTTCCCACGCTATTAATGGGAGCTTGCATTTACAGAAGCGCTGGTCTTATTGCTACGTATCGATATTGTATCGTATTGATACAAAAGATACACATATAAGTAGAACCTTCGACATGTATGTGATTTTAGTGATACAAACTCTCTCTGTTCAAAACTACAACAAAAATGTTCCGAAATGGAGAAAGATTTTAGGCATTTTCATGTATTGCATGATGTGATCTAGAATTTTCAGTGCTTTAAACCACaacttataaaacaaaaagtgtAGATTTCTATATTGTACGTTTTTAGTGTTGCAGGACAAACAGTCTTACTGTTAATTAATGTATCAGGTTTTATACTAGAGTTTTACAGAGCTGGTAAGATAGGGGACTACTAAggatatttcattgaaacttaaAGGTGGTTTGCTAGTTGATCAACAAATATTTTCTCTTTCAAAAGTGCTTAACCAAACAAAAGAGTCTAATTACAAGTTACGATTACAAAAAGATGCGcaaatgatatacaatgtaaacccACTTTCCTAAAATAAATCTAGTAGTTAATGCAGAACGTGTCAATTAAGGATCATATTATTGTACTAATATGACATCACACTCGACACTTATTTTTTAGGCCAGAACTTTGACACAGAGTCAAAAAGAGCGCTAAGATATGTTACACCATAGATACTCTGATGTGTCCTCATGATTCATTTGTGGTATATCATATAGCGAATAGTACATTTAAATTAGATAATGTCAAAAAAAGAACCGAAGGAAACAAAGTGAAGGGAACAGTTATTTTTCTATGACTATGCTTTTTGCAGAAATTTTCTCATGACTTTATCAACTGTCGATTCTTCTAGATCGTATTCAATTCAAGAAATATATTATCTAACAAGATCTTATCTCACCTATAGGTCCCCGTCGTCTTTCTAAAAGAAGACATCTCATAAAAAGACAAGGAATGCGTTCCCTAAGCTTAAAATGGTGTTAAACATTATAAATGCAATAGCGGTTAACGAACTGATAACTGATGAATTCTTGGTTGCAAAACAAGACCTGGTGGCAGCTATGTTTGGTCTATTGAGATTGCAAAACTCTTTCAGAAATGTAGGAGAACTTGCCCTACACTTGATACAGTATAACCAGTATTTCATAGGTGATATgatatacaatcatacaattcTGTATATATCTCCGtatagttttatataaaacgtaTTCTGTGTAGTACATTATCTAACTAGGTTGCACGTGCGGGTGTACATTACGTCACTGTATACAAGGATAATATATAACGTATAAAAGATGTTTTAATTCTTTCAAAGTCTTATCATACTTATGTTTATAGCCTGGGAACAGTCTGCATTGCTTTTGTATTATCAACCCCATTTCAtagtctttctttcttttcaagATCCCTGGCATGGTTAACCAATCctgtaaaatcatcaaaaaccATCAGTTAAAATGTGATTCAattagtaaaatattattagACAACACTAGTTAAAAACATAgctaatataaatgtatatttctttataattGTAACATGAAAACAGTTCAGCAGGCATACAgctatttgtttattttttttaatgaggCGTCGACAGTGAAGGTCATTTAAGTGATAAACTTAGCATGAAAATATAGATGGttaacaattcaaaataattcTGAAAGTTTATTGGTTTTCTAAATAGTCATATCTGAACATGAATACCTATAGAAAATTAAtcaaatgaatttttaaaaattaaaaatttgtttcaaatctgCACTTTCAACCGTTGTGTCTGATTGATCGATAGGTTTATcgaaaatatatacaaaaaaaatgttgttttttttctcacgTCGAATGTGTGAGGCATACAGGTAATTGTGATTCAAGTTACCCAATCTTTAAGTAGCGGTTCTGTCCCAAACTGACACAGTAAGTCCACTATCTCCACGGCCTTGTTCTTAATGGCATACTCCAGAGCGTAAAAGTCTTTCTGTTATAAAAAAACAACCAGACTAACtctttgattggttgatacATAATCCTAAACCATTAATGTTAAACCACTAGGATTTAAATAGATGCACAAGATGGCCTGCTGTATACATATCTGCTGGGCTTATGAACTTTTATATTGAATAGACTGCATTGCAATATGACAGAAAAAGCGTATTCAACGAACCATTTTTACAAGGGAATCTTCTTACACATCAAACACAAGACATGTATAAAAGGTGTTACACTAAGCAtcatttaattgatatgaaaagtatctcataaaatataaaataattatcttGATACCCTTAACCATTATTCCGTTGAGGCCTAGAGAATTGTAGAgtatgtttaacaaaataacttttattacttacatcagactATTAGGCATGCACAAGACAAcatcctgtatgttttatatgaaaatCAAATTGTACCTTATCGGGTGTATGTACATTGGCACCCCAAGCCACCAACGTCACTATGGATTGTACATGTCCGCACATGACAGCTTTATGAAGAGCCGTCAAGCCATCCTaggacaatgaaatacatatGTTATCAAATTTAAAGTCAGACATAGTGTCTTTGATTGACGGATTTCTTTTGGATGTATTGTAGCTTGAAGGAATAGTGTATAAGCGATCCCGGAAGGATCTTGGACCATTTATTGGCCCTCTTTGGGTATATATAAGAGTGATACTTACTTTGCTTTCATCAACTCCAGAAAAAGAGGAATCTACATATatagtttgagaaagatccatcaAGAACGTTGttacaaacaacaaatattaaatgtcaacattcaAAACGGCCACATGTCAGACCTCTGTTTTCCTGATCAATCTCAAAATTGAACCTACACAAGTAGGGATCAATGTAAATATCTTGCACATAAAATGTGAGAGAGATCTCCTTGGTATTTCTCCGAAAATAAAATGGATTGTTTAAGGACGAACTGCCGGACAGATGGAAGAGGACGAAAGAAAAATTTGAACAATTTAAATATAACTCGAATATGCTGCGACCCGTCGTGCTTGCGCCCGACGACCAGACTAGAGTGAAATTATTCAAACATTCTGATCTGGTACGATGTGTGTATACACTATAGCTTGTACACACCTTAAAACAGTCACAAACATGGGTTTGGTGTTCTTCTAAGTCAAGTTAGACTACACTATCATCTTCACATATTTTACAGatataataaacaaattgttttgTGAATGGTTATGGAAGAATTTCAACAGCAAAACTATTTctgaaatgaatatataacattaacactAAGGAATAAAGTCTGACTAAGAAGTTCAATATTTCGTGCGATAGCTTAACATCATTTTACTTGAGAATATGCGACATTATAAATTGACAATTGAAAATTTAAGAATATTTCCGTCCCAAGTCAATAGTATTTGCTTCATCCACTTAATAAGTTTTGCATTCAAATCGTTATTCTTTACATCGCTCACCTTGTCTGCAGACACTAACTTAGCGTTTTTCTCCAGTAGCACTTCAATGACGTCATCTAACTCCTTAGTAGCGGCATGATGTAAAGGGGACGATCCCgtctattaaaaaaaatccattcaaatcGCAAAGCAAACCAATAAGATTTAATGGGAATTGGACAATTTGTTGTCTTCTCTGACATTGCTGATGTAGAAATATATGATTAGTATGTTCATGTTATTCCTTTGGAAACCGCGGTAATATCTACGTGATGAAACATCGAATGCTAACACGATTGTACACATCTAACCGACAGTACACACTGATATCTGAAGGAATTGCATGACTAAATATCATCCAAAAATCTGATGCAATGCCATCACTATTTGCAGTCAGAACAACAAACTCTCTTAAGGAGTTACATTACGATTTCATAGTTCAAATGACTCTTTTAAATGTTCGCATTACTGGTCAAATTAATTTTCCAAAAAAGAAGCTCTCACAAACACCAGataaatatttgttgttttgacAACAAAACCTCtgaaattgattgattgattgatggggcttaacgtccttgttccggttataaccgagcctaggaaACTAAAACCTCTGAAAGATTTACTTTACTCTTTATAGCCCAAACAACAATAGCTCGTTCTATTCTAGATTTTTGACCTCAAGATAATATTTCTACAGCCGGTAGCATTAGCATCAATAGTCAGCTTTCTTTAATTCAATAGATAATTCTCCAATCTCCTACGTACCTCGTCCTGATAATCTATATCAACCCCTTCCTTGATTAAACTCAGCGCTTCTTTTCTGCGTTTGTTTCGTATTGCAGCCAACAGCTGCACCTGGAAAACAACAATGCTGTCAAGTGATGCCGGCAGAgcagaaaataaaacaacttaacacaacaaacaaaaagatGTTCAGAAACCAAACTTTAGACAGATTTACACGGAGAAAAGGCAATTGAAAATAGAACCAAGTGTAAATAAAACGTGGACGTATTCTGCTTTAGGACACTGTACATCTATCTTGTCATGACATATAAAGCAGAACCGGGGTAGTATCCATGGAAACATCACTCGTATCAAGCAGCATAAAGAGCTGAATGTACGTATACTCTTGACTTCCTggatgaataaataaaatatttcttgttcGGTTATCAATGCTGTGGTGATCTTCCATCCGGAGTTGGACAGCGTCTAGTATCCCAATAACTTATTGTAGTAGTTTGGTTGTTGGCATAATAGCATATAACGATATTCCTCGACAAGAATAGCAAGATATTGTCATATTGTCACAGTAATTTAACATCTCGATAAGTTGTGCTTTCATTTAAGTGAATATGAGTTTAAAGTCATATCAATAGGCTCTTAGTATGAAT encodes:
- the LOC117343555 gene encoding uncharacterized protein LOC117343555, with translation MCGHVQSIVTLVAWGANVHTPDKKDFYALEYAIKNKAVEIVDLLCQFGTEPLLKDWDWLTMPGILKRKKDYEMGLIIQKQCRLFPGYKHKYDKTLKELKHLLYVIYYPCIQ